Genomic window (Leptotrichia sp. oral taxon 212):
GTTACTGTATCTTCCTGAAATTATGTTTCCTGTATTTAATCCATAAGCACCATTTTTCAGATACATACCATATGCACCTTTAAGGCTTCCTGCTGATGCAAGATTAATTGTCCCGTTATTTTCTGCTATTGAACCTGCACCTTCAGCAAACATTCCTATTCCATAATCTCCAGTTACATTTATTGTGTTATTGTTATATATTTTACCACCATTTTTAGCTGCCATTCCTAATGAATAATATCTATCAGCAGGATTTGGAGAATCTATTTGTGATTTTCCAATAGTTATTGTTGCATTGTTATAAACTGTTGAATTATTTGATGCAAAAGCACCTGCACTTCCTATACTGTTAGAAAAATCTATATTACCGTTATTATTTATAACCGCACCATTGATTGCATAATATCCTGTACTGTTTAATGCTGAAGATGTCAATGATGTTCCGCTGTTTATATTTCCTAATGACCCCGCTTTATACAGGTAAACACTTTTAGAGCCTATATTCGATGTAGAAGCAGATGTACTGTTAAAATTATTTGTTCCATTATCCAATATTGCAAATCCAAAAGAAGAATCTCCAACATTTACATATCCTGCATGATTAACTGTAACATTATTATCACCATATACTGCTACAGCATTATTTCCAGCTGTTACATTTCCTGATAAATTCAATATTCCATTTTTCTTATATATTGCCAGTCCTTCATCTCCTGTTGTTATTCCACCTGAAGATGTAACAGTACCATTTTCAGAATATATTCCTAAAGATCTTGCTCCCGTAGTTATAGTTCCTGAATGTACCACATTTCCGGCATTAGGTGCGTAAATTCCCATACTTGGATCATTTCTGTTACTTGAATCTCCAACTGTTATATTTCCACTATTTGTAATATTTACAGGATCTGTTATATTGTTGTATACATGTATTCCTATTGATTTATCTCCCAGTAAAGTTATTGATTTTGATGTATTTACATTTTTATTAGTAAATATACCCTTTCCAGTATGACCATTTATAGTGGCAATGTTACCACCATTTGCTGTTATATCTGATCCATCAGAGAAGAATCCGACTCCACTTTTATTTAATGTAATTGTAGAACCATTATCTATAATTGATCCTACTTTAGTAACAGCTCCTAAAGTATTTGATATTTTAGAATAAACTCCAACTCCAGTATCTGTTGCACCAGTTCCTGCTGATGAAGAAACATCTATATTTGATCCATTTCCTAATGTTATGCTGTGTACCCCTGCACCTGAAACAGCCTGATTATCAATTGCAAGTACCCCTATAGAAGATCCTGTACCTAATGATTTTATTGTTCCATTGTTTACAACTTCAATTGTTTTAGTTCCAGTAGTTGGCGCTGTAGTTCCTAAATAGTTAATTGCTGCTATTCCTGTACCTGAATTTCCAATTTCAATTGTTCCTGTAGCATTATTCTGTGCCAATGCTCCATTTGAACCTAAAATACCTACTGAATCATTTCCTGAAGTTCTTATCATACCATTATTATATATTTCAGTATATTCTCCTACTACACCGACCATTCCTGTACCTGATAAATTAATAGTACCATTATTTGTCAGTATAACATCATTTCTAGGTTGTCCAGAATCATTTTTCTGGGCAATTCCCAGTTTAGACTTATCTCTTAATGAAGTAGGTGTTGTTATAGCTCCACTTCCTGATATTGCTGCATTATTTGTTACACTTGAAGATGAAAATTCTGATTTAAGATAGGCATCTCCTGGATTATCTAAATTTGAATTTACATCTACAGTTAAAGGTACTCTTGTTGCCTTATATGGAACATATGAACCAGGTGTACCTGTTATATTAAGTCCTGTAATACTTCCTGTTCCCAGTGAAGAAAGATTTGATACAAGTTCTCCACCTACATTTCCACCACTACCTTCAGCAACCATAAGTGTAGACCCGGCCTGCATATTCAGGTTAAGAGTTTTTGTTGATGCTGAAGATATAAGCGCTGATAATGGACTTCCTGAAGCATTTTTAACATAGAATGCTGTTCCTCCATTTGCTATTGTTGCATTACTGTCTGCTCCATTCATTATAAGCTGTGACTTATCACTTGCAGTTCCTGCACCATAAAATAATAGTCCACCATTTCCTATTGATAATGTTGCATTATTCAGCTCTATATCAGAACCGCCTTTCGCATAAAGTGCAACTGCTCCTGTTCCTTCAGCAGAAATTGTTCCATTTTGTAATTTTGTTGTTGCAAGTGTTGTTCCTACATTAGAAGCATAAATTCCCATAGAATCCTGTCCTTCTACTTTAACACTTCCTCCTGTCATTACATAATCTGTTCCATTATTATAAATACCTGTTACTCTTGTTCCTTTTAATTTTATATTACTTGAACTTGTACCTGAACTAATTTTATTACTACTGTTTGTACCACTGATAACCATTCCTATTGAATCATCAGAGTTAGTTACAGTTATATCTCCTGTACTCTCTGCTCTTCCTCCATTATATGCCATAAGACCAATTACATTCTGTCCCCCTGCATTTATAGTTATTGTTCCTGTATTTTTTACTTTTGGAACAACAGTATCAGCATGGTTTACAGTTCCATTTGCAAGCATAACTATATTAAATCTCTTATTAAGATTTTTTGTAGGATCTGTTGGTGCAAGAGGATTTGGGTCACCTATGTATGCATTTCCCGGAGTTACAGTAAGATTTTTTAGAACATTTATACCATATCTGTCTGTTCTAAATAATACTCCTCCGTCAGCAGTACTTGCAAAGTCAATACTGTTTACATGAGTATCTCTTATGTTGAAATCATTCTGTACCAATGACTGTATAGTTGGAGAATAATTTCCATACATATAGTCATAATTTCTTAAAAATCCTACGTTTTCTTTTCCATCTACTACTATATTTAAATTATATATATTTCCAATCAAATCTTTTTCATCTCTGCCTGTATTATCTAAGTCTGCAGTTGTTCCTGCAGCCTTACCACCAAGTCCAGTCCCATTTGCTCCTTTTCCTGTCTGATAGTTATAGACACTCATTGTTCCAGTCCCTATATTGTATTGCTTAGCATTTGGACCACTTCCCACTGTTTGAACAGTTTCGGCATAAGTATCGTTTGTTGCATTTGTCCCTGTTCCGGAACCACCAATTTTTTTAGAAATTGAAATCCCAACATTATGGCTTCCTGTAAGATTTACTTTTCCAGCTTTTCCATCAATTATTGTTTCATCATAGTAAATTGCATCAGTATCTGAATCTTTAAGTGCATCTTCTGTAACTTTTCCCGGCGCGAATATATTTGGAACTCTTATTCCATAACTTCCTCTTACTGTTGAAGAATTTCCCGGATCTTCACTTTTTACATTTATATTACCAGTATTCATATACATTCTTAATGATCCTTTATTTCCCCATGACGTAACTTTTAAAGGATTTGAATTTGTTGGATAAATTGCATTCTTTTTAAAAGTAAATTCTGCAAAATCCATTCCAATACTTTCAACACTTTCTACATTTATTGTATTTAAGTTATTCATTTCAGAAGCCCAAGGTCTATAAGTAATATTTGAATATAAATTAGCATTAATCACATTACCTGATGTAGGCTGATATTGTCCATAATCTTCTACCATTGCAGAAAAACCTATCAAATAAGTTCCTAATCTATCGTCACTAGCATTTACTGCAGGTTTTGCAGATTCTCTTTTTAAAGTTATAATTCCCTTATTTGTAAATATTGATTCTTTAGCACTTGCTGCCTGTTGTTCTACAGCTACAGTCATATGTTTCCAGTTTACATATGGAGCTGTAGTCATTGCATCTGCTTCAGATCTTCCGTATATATCCAATTCTCCTTCAAAATTAACCTTTGTTGGGTCATAAAATGAACCAACATGTGTTCCATTAACACTCATAAATCTGACAGTATTTGTTCTTACTTTATTTCTTGCAATAGGATTAGTTGTATTATTTCTTAATTCCCATTTTCCTTTTACAATAGCTTCTGAAGTAGTATTTCCAGGCTTTACAGAATTATCCTGTTGATATTGTGTAAAACTGAAAACTGTCTGTGGAGAGGATGGCACTCCTGTCCTATATCCAGCGTTTCCCAAATAACCTGCATAAGTAGAATTTGAATTTACTACATTACTTGCACCATTAGCCGCAACTAATGTACTTCCATCCGGTTTAGGATTTGATTGATCAAAAGTCCAAGTTCCATCTACTGTTCCTGCTGCCAAAGGCACTGTATTTGTTACTTTTCCACTTCCATCTGCTGTTGTACTTTGCCCAGTATTATCTTTTCTACCTGAATACGTAAATGCACCATTAACAGAAAAACCATTATCTTCTATATTTATAGTAGTTTTTGAATTACCTGAATTGTTTGAAGTTCCTGAAGCATTATTAACTATTACATTTGGTTCAACATAAAAAGACATACCGTTCATATCCTGTGCAAATCCTGTACTTACTTGATCCAATGCAGGTGGATTAAAGACATTAGGTCTGATATCTGGCAACGTTTTTTCAGCAAAAGTTACTGTTGTAACAGGCGGTATCGAAAAATTAATATTTGGTGTTATTACTGTAGGATTAACATTAAGATTAGGTAATGTCGGTGTATTTATATTTATTGTAGGATCTATTATAAGTGGCTGTCCTTTATCAGGTACAGGCATAGTTCCTACAAGTCCATAATTAAGTCCATTTCTATTATTGCTTAATGAAGAAGTTGGATCAGCATTTCCAATAGCATTTATAGATAATCTGCTGTATACTTCACTGTCTGGTGAGACATTGTTTGACCACCAATTTCCTCTAGTAAATTTACCCTCAAAAGGATATTTTTCCTTCTTATCTCCTTTTCCTTTATATGAACCTCTCCATTCACTGTAAAAATAGTTCATACCATACTGCCATGAACTCCAAGGAGATTTTACAACATGATCTCCCTGTTCCATAAGTTGAATTAGTTCCAGATTCGACCCTTTCATTAATTTATTATTTTCTCTTTTAGCTTCCTTGAAAAGCTGCTTCATATCTCCAATTGAATTTACAAGCTGCTTTTTTGTGCTTTCAATAGAATCATCACTATTTTTTTTCTCTACTGCCTGGGCAACTGTACCTGACATTAAAAAAGAAAATAGCAATCCTCTAGTATACTTTAAATCTTTACATTTCTTTGCAAAGCATCTAAGCATCTTTTCAACATTTCTCAAATTATTATCCAAATTATTCACCTTCTATCTTATTTACTTTTATTATAAACATGTTAATCTTTATAAAACATCTTAGTTTTTTATTTGATTATACTTGAATATGTTCTTATTTTCTACTCCTTTTTTTTAAAATAATCCTTTTTATAAATATTTAAACTTCTAATTTGTATAAACAAAAACACACATATGATAGTTTAAAACAATGTGTGCTTTTAAAACTCTATATTACTTATTATTTTTTTCTAAATTTATATTTCTATACTTTCTAGGTAAAATTCCTAAATATTTCTTAAAAGATTGAGAAAATTTGCTTGGATTTTCGTATCCTATTTCATTTGCTACTTCAAGAATACTTTTATCAGTTGAAATAAGAAGCATTTCAGCATACTTCATTTTCTTTTTCTGTATATATTCAGAAATTCCTATTTTTTCATAATTTTTGAACGACTGCTCTAAATGATATCTGCTTATATTCATAATCTCACATAATTCTTTCACTGTAGGTAAATTAGAAATTTTAAATTCTTCAAGCAAATCCTTTGCCTGTTTCGAAATCAGGGAACCATCTATAGTGGAAGACTGTATCTCCAGTATTAGAACAATAAATTGAAATACTTTCATTTTAAATTTCAGGTAATTCTCTATATTTTTTACTGACATATTCATAATTTCCTGTGCCAAGATATCTATTTCACCACTTGACTTTCCAAAATAAAATTCATCATTTCTAAATATTTTAAAAATTTTCTCTTTCCATTGAGTTATTTTTTCCATATTCTTTATTTTTAAATTATTATTTACTATTTCATTAGGATAAATATCTATTGTAATCAGTTTGAGATTATTGCAGTTTACTTTGTAATTTTTTATACCATTATGTGATTTATGAAGGAGTATATCACCTTTTTTCAGATGATATTTTTTCTTCTTTCCTTCAAAATTAGAAGAAAATTTACATTCACCTTCAATACAATACATCATTTCAAAAAATTCAAATGAAACAGGTGGATTATTCAGTACCTGCTGAGTTTTCCCCTTTATTTTAAAAATAGATATCTCATATTCATCATCAAGACAGTACCTTTGTAATACTCCTGTCATTTCCTGTTTTTTTGAATTCTGTTCCTTAATAAAGAATTTCTCTCCAAAGGCATCCTCTGTCTTCTGAAATTCAAATAATGAAGGAAGCTGTTCAAAATAAAATTCATCTGTTTTCTTCATCACCTTGCTCCTGCAAAATCAAATAGTTGTATTGATTTCTCTTATTTTATTATAAATTTATTCTTTTTACTATTTCATATTTTTCGAAATTACATTTTTTCTATAACTTTTATTCCAAGAAGTGACAAACCTTCTTTGAGTATTGATGCCGTTTTTTCTGCAAGAAGAAGTCTTGTATTAAATTTCTTTTTATCTTCTTCCCTAAGAATAGATTCTACTGCATAAAAGCTATTGAAAATCTTAGCAGTTTCAAACAAATAGTCGGCAATCAGGTTAGGCTTGCATAATTCATAGGCCTTTAGTACAGAATTTGGAAATTTCAACAGCTTTACTGCAAGTTCTCTTTCATTTTCATTGAAATCATCGTTTAATTCCATATATTCAACATCGTAAACATTGTCAATCTCAAGATTTTCCTCATTCATTTTTCTAAATATGGACATTATTCTAGCATATGTATATTGCAAATAAGGCGATGTATTACCTTCAAAATTTAGAATTTTATCCCATGAAAAACATATTGAGCTCATTCTGTTCTGACTAAGATTGAAATATTTTATAGCTCCCAATCCAACAATCTCAGAAATTTTCATTTTTTCTTCTTCTGAATAAGTAGGATTTTTAATGTCTATTATTATTTTTGCCTCTTCCACTGCCTGATTAACTATATCTATCAATCTTATCATTCCACGTTTTTTTGAAGACAGTACCACACCATCTTCAAATCTCATGATACCGAACCATACATGATTTTTTTCATAATCATAGGGTTTTCCAATCATTTCAGCAATTCTGAAAACCTGCCGGAAATGTTTTTTCTGCTTTTCTACGGCTACATAAACAGCGCGGTCTATATTCAATGTATCTTTTCTGTATTTGAGAGTTGCCAAATCTGTTGTAGAGTAAAGATAACTGTTTTCAGCTTTTTTCTTTACTACACATGGCTCAAGTTTGTCCTTTTCTTCAAAAAACACCTTCAATTCTCCATCAATATCTGATGAAATTTTCTTTTCTTCAAGTATTTTCAATGTTTCAAGAATTATTTCATTGTAAAAGGATTCGCCTATGCAATAATCAAATTTTACATCCATTTTTCTATAGAAATCTTCAAATTCACGAAATGAATGATCTACAAAACTTTGCCATAATTTTCTGTTATTCTCATCTCCTGCCTTCAGTTTCATCCACTCTTCTTTTGCCATGACTTCCAGTTCCGGATTTAACTGTGCCTCTTCAGA
Coding sequences:
- a CDS encoding AraC family transcriptional regulator, with protein sequence MKKTDEFYFEQLPSLFEFQKTEDAFGEKFFIKEQNSKKQEMTGVLQRYCLDDEYEISIFKIKGKTQQVLNNPPVSFEFFEMMYCIEGECKFSSNFEGKKKKYHLKKGDILLHKSHNGIKNYKVNCNNLKLITIDIYPNEIVNNNLKIKNMEKITQWKEKIFKIFRNDEFYFGKSSGEIDILAQEIMNMSVKNIENYLKFKMKVFQFIVLILEIQSSTIDGSLISKQAKDLLEEFKISNLPTVKELCEIMNISRYHLEQSFKNYEKIGISEYIQKKKMKYAEMLLISTDKSILEVANEIGYENPSKFSQSFKKYLGILPRKYRNINLEKNNK
- the argS gene encoding arginine--tRNA ligase, with the protein product MELVHIEIRDILKKKIEKIFERKFENIDVQYSTKKEFGDFQTNFSLINSEIIGKKPREIGKMIIKSLENDQKNDIIDKIKIAGPGFLNIFLKNSKIWQNLKKIGTEKYDFPIDTSKKVLIDYSSPNIGKRMHIGHLRSTIIGDSLKRIFEYIGFKVSGDNHLGDWGSRFGKLIIGYKKWLNAEEYEKNPIGEMERLYVKFSEEAQLNPELEVMAKEEWMKLKAGDENNRKLWQSFVDHSFREFEDFYRKMDVKFDYCIGESFYNEIILETLKILEEKKISSDIDGELKVFFEEKDKLEPCVVKKKAENSYLYSTTDLATLKYRKDTLNIDRAVYVAVEKQKKHFRQVFRIAEMIGKPYDYEKNHVWFGIMRFEDGVVLSSKKRGMIRLIDIVNQAVEEAKIIIDIKNPTYSEEEKMKISEIVGLGAIKYFNLSQNRMSSICFSWDKILNFEGNTSPYLQYTYARIMSIFRKMNEENLEIDNVYDVEYMELNDDFNENERELAVKLLKFPNSVLKAYELCKPNLIADYLFETAKIFNSFYAVESILREEDKKKFNTRLLLAEKTASILKEGLSLLGIKVIEKM
- a CDS encoding autotransporter-associated N-terminal domain-containing protein yields the protein MDNNLRNVEKMLRCFAKKCKDLKYTRGLLFSFLMSGTVAQAVEKKNSDDSIESTKKQLVNSIGDMKQLFKEAKRENNKLMKGSNLELIQLMEQGDHVVKSPWSSWQYGMNYFYSEWRGSYKGKGDKKEKYPFEGKFTRGNWWSNNVSPDSEVYSRLSINAIGNADPTSSLSNNRNGLNYGLVGTMPVPDKGQPLIIDPTININTPTLPNLNVNPTVITPNINFSIPPVTTVTFAEKTLPDIRPNVFNPPALDQVSTGFAQDMNGMSFYVEPNVIVNNASGTSNNSGNSKTTINIEDNGFSVNGAFTYSGRKDNTGQSTTADGSGKVTNTVPLAAGTVDGTWTFDQSNPKPDGSTLVAANGASNVVNSNSTYAGYLGNAGYRTGVPSSPQTVFSFTQYQQDNSVKPGNTTSEAIVKGKWELRNNTTNPIARNKVRTNTVRFMSVNGTHVGSFYDPTKVNFEGELDIYGRSEADAMTTAPYVNWKHMTVAVEQQAASAKESIFTNKGIITLKRESAKPAVNASDDRLGTYLIGFSAMVEDYGQYQPTSGNVINANLYSNITYRPWASEMNNLNTINVESVESIGMDFAEFTFKKNAIYPTNSNPLKVTSWGNKGSLRMYMNTGNINVKSEDPGNSSTVRGSYGIRVPNIFAPGKVTEDALKDSDTDAIYYDETIIDGKAGKVNLTGSHNVGISISKKIGGSGTGTNATNDTYAETVQTVGSGPNAKQYNIGTGTMSVYNYQTGKGANGTGLGGKAAGTTADLDNTGRDEKDLIGNIYNLNIVVDGKENVGFLRNYDYMYGNYSPTIQSLVQNDFNIRDTHVNSIDFASTADGGVLFRTDRYGINVLKNLTVTPGNAYIGDPNPLAPTDPTKNLNKRFNIVMLANGTVNHADTVVPKVKNTGTITINAGGQNVIGLMAYNGGRAESTGDITVTNSDDSIGMVISGTNSSNKISSGTSSSNIKLKGTRVTGIYNNGTDYVMTGGSVKVEGQDSMGIYASNVGTTLATTKLQNGTISAEGTGAVALYAKGGSDIELNNATLSIGNGGLLFYGAGTASDKSQLIMNGADSNATIANGGTAFYVKNASGSPLSALISSASTKTLNLNMQAGSTLMVAEGSGGNVGGELVSNLSSLGTGSITGLNITGTPGSYVPYKATRVPLTVDVNSNLDNPGDAYLKSEFSSSSVTNNAAISGSGAITTPTSLRDKSKLGIAQKNDSGQPRNDVILTNNGTINLSGTGMVGVVGEYTEIYNNGMIRTSGNDSVGILGSNGALAQNNATGTIEIGNSGTGIAAINYLGTTAPTTGTKTIEVVNNGTIKSLGTGSSIGVLAIDNQAVSGAGVHSITLGNGSNIDVSSSAGTGATDTGVGVYSKISNTLGAVTKVGSIIDNGSTITLNKSGVGFFSDGSDITANGGNIATINGHTGKGIFTNKNVNTSKSITLLGDKSIGIHVYNNITDPVNITNSGNITVGDSSNRNDPSMGIYAPNAGNVVHSGTITTGARSLGIYSENGTVTSSGGITTGDEGLAIYKKNGILNLSGNVTAGNNAVAVYGDNNVTVNHAGYVNVGDSSFGFAILDNGTNNFNSTSASTSNIGSKSVYLYKAGSLGNINSGTSLTSSALNSTGYYAINGAVINNNGNIDFSNSIGSAGAFASNNSTVYNNATITIGKSQIDSPNPADRYYSLGMAAKNGGKIYNNNTINVTGDYGIGMFAEGAGSIAENNGTINLASAGSLKGAYGMYLKNGAYGLNTGNIISGRYSNDASKEGLIGIAVLDGATLENTGTIDIDARDSYGVYIRNGIIKNYGTIRISGTGSTGIRSKNGTYTGAGTMEDAANSSVTATNGAVGYVAENSATFEPTSAGSTQIISPNKVYVDGKIIDVEDFSPGPDPEMTNYAFSNVGIYVDTLGRTNPIDWVDGFNPSVKNDLIIGTEITEITNSKAVKVGKNILTPFMPKYNQLRNAVGAKYDLETISGSLTWTANRILDDTGNGVKEVILAKIPYTDFVSKSENAWNFADGLEQRYGVEAVGTREKQLFNKLNSIGKNEQALLTQAYDEMMGHQYANTQQRIYGTGRLLEKEFTHLKKEWDTKSKQSNKIKAFGMRDEYSTDTAGVIDYTSNAYGFAYLHEDETVKLGNSSGWYAGAVHNRFKFKDIGRSKEDQTMLKLGIFRTMSPAADHNGSLQWTVSGEGYVTRNDMHRKYLVVDEIFNAKSTYNSYGVALKNELGYNIRTSERTSIRPYGSLKLEYGRTGDIEEKTGEVRLEVKGNDYYSIRPELGVEFTYRQPMAVKTTFVTTLGLGYENELGKVGNVGNKARVNYTNADWFNIPSEKDDRRGNFKADLNIGVENQRFGVTVNGGYDTKGKNIRGGIGFRAIY